A section of the Selenomonas sp. AB3002 genome encodes:
- a CDS encoding AAA family ATPase: protein MSDMWLDRLEREMKLRGAVILSGNTNDIILNPQRSGQYTSVVDCVRDMAFKCGYERVIMWNRAEGGSSWERGASAPSGLEGIKVDEPEGGTEYDMGLGDDVQQPNTNKYAEPKEFFPQLRTWLENKSGGTAAIVDYSDYLFGDGRSLSDEERNNITNMMIAITKSQDYGLKFVSDNGNLLVLIAKTTAMLPPSVYVDNPLVATINVPMPSRDERAKYVEKDKNLLHLDPGIEDKTVMDNFIDALDSFSLKNIAQIIKLSNQMPERMSFEKLINLYRYGEKKSPWEELSYEKLRATKEFLGQRVKGQDEAVQKVRDVIIRAYTGFAGLQHSTKQKKPKGALFFVGPTGVGKTELAKSLAEFVFGDESAYRRFDMSEYAHEQSDQRLVGAPPGYVGYEKGGELTNAVKEKPFCVLLFDEIEKAHGRIMDKFLQILEDGRLTDGKGETVYFSETFIIFTSNIGAADADISLSAELTRKHFIDKVSEHFVTELKRPEILNRIGEANIVPFNFIQNDDVLIAIGKSKFKPIRDFIKERYKAEICFEDEDRAFAALGSGANKANGGRGMLNAMEQKLINPLSDFVFEKMEKLMRGGRTIKVDIDTTPRGDVEFDFSLD, encoded by the coding sequence ATGAGCGATATGTGGCTTGACCGACTTGAGCGGGAGATGAAACTTCGCGGAGCAGTAATCCTCTCTGGCAATACTAATGACATTATACTTAATCCTCAAAGATCTGGGCAATACACTTCAGTGGTGGATTGTGTTCGCGACATGGCCTTTAAATGCGGTTATGAACGTGTAATTATGTGGAATAGAGCGGAGGGGGGCAGTTCCTGGGAAAGGGGCGCATCCGCTCCATCCGGTCTTGAAGGCATAAAAGTTGATGAGCCGGAGGGTGGCACCGAGTATGATATGGGTCTTGGCGATGATGTCCAGCAGCCCAATACCAATAAATACGCTGAACCTAAAGAATTTTTCCCCCAGCTTCGGACATGGCTGGAAAATAAAAGCGGCGGTACAGCAGCTATCGTGGATTACTCTGATTATCTATTCGGTGATGGACGTAGCTTATCGGATGAAGAACGCAATAACATCACCAATATGATGATTGCAATTACCAAAAGCCAGGACTACGGCCTTAAATTCGTGAGCGATAATGGTAATCTGCTGGTGCTCATTGCTAAAACCACTGCTATGCTTCCCCCATCCGTGTATGTTGATAATCCTTTAGTAGCTACAATTAATGTCCCCATGCCTTCACGAGACGAGAGAGCAAAGTACGTGGAAAAGGACAAGAACCTCCTACATTTAGATCCTGGCATAGAAGATAAAACCGTCATGGATAATTTTATCGACGCTCTTGACAGCTTCAGCCTGAAAAATATCGCTCAGATTATCAAATTGTCCAATCAAATGCCGGAGCGTATGAGTTTTGAAAAACTCATAAACCTTTATCGCTACGGTGAAAAGAAAAGCCCTTGGGAGGAATTATCCTATGAGAAACTCAGAGCCACCAAGGAATTTCTTGGTCAGCGTGTCAAGGGACAGGACGAAGCCGTGCAAAAAGTGCGGGACGTTATTATCCGTGCCTATACGGGATTTGCAGGGCTTCAGCATTCCACCAAGCAAAAGAAACCGAAGGGGGCACTTTTCTTTGTAGGACCTACCGGTGTAGGTAAGACGGAATTAGCAAAGTCGTTGGCGGAGTTTGTCTTTGGCGATGAAAGCGCCTACCGCAGATTTGACATGAGCGAATATGCCCATGAGCAAAGCGACCAGCGTTTGGTAGGTGCTCCTCCAGGCTATGTGGGGTATGAAAAAGGAGGCGAACTCACCAATGCAGTCAAGGAAAAGCCCTTCTGCGTTCTCCTCTTCGATGAGATTGAAAAAGCTCACGGACGCATTATGGACAAGTTCCTACAAATTCTTGAGGACGGACGGCTGACTGACGGCAAAGGAGAGACAGTATATTTCTCCGAGACGTTTATAATCTTCACTTCAAATATTGGAGCCGCCGATGCTGATATTTCCTTGAGTGCCGAGCTAACACGAAAGCATTTCATAGATAAAGTCTCGGAGCATTTTGTAACTGAGCTTAAACGACCTGAAATTCTCAACCGTATCGGCGAAGCCAATATCGTGCCCTTCAATTTTATTCAAAATGATGATGTTTTGATAGCCATTGGAAAATCAAAATTTAAGCCAATCAGAGACTTCATAAAGGAACGATACAAGGCTGAAATTTGTTTTGAAGATGAAGATAGAGCATTTGCCGCATTAGGAAGTGGCGCAAATAAAGCCAACGGAGGACGAGGTATGCTCAATGCAATGGAGCAGAAGCTCATCAATCCTTTGTCGGACTTTGTATTTGAGAAAATGGAGAAACTCATGCGTGGTGGAAGAACAATCAAAGTGGACATCGACACAACGCCAAGAGGGGACGTTGAATTTGACTTCTCGTTGGATTAG
- a CDS encoding PIN domain-containing protein, whose translation MNIGKARIAYPFVEYSVQVTHHTERKSTAMEWMLLEIAQKAESYPEYASTPLESILTAIFSVADGNTLLRQVLTDLVDVNALEQIPGFSDQSEWKQLRCGYLRLTDNGRRLQKEGKLPAKSQTQKITVIYDVVNNRLVNSSKGLLDNTTNPKAKDINEGNMPGFPGSLIASRIEKWQAEGKNAPSWLQRNSRIDDIAPEGDAKIKWQNTSHEISMDSEGNLSLLNAPNAEISETVLKDTDLGTMPDYELPMIGVDTLQGKRKHAVYTKASDTIESYAAKSKIFAIVPQFSNIMEGKENKVCLLLGQPTFGFDDAGKNTVINIPNDFPEGLCYQDSVRSVYAAAIEGHIGTVSRLIPYIYEDTSDFSEFVINLVKRYYLLDRRMLKLLDLVGDVPYKEFYTADYIRDLLNSSEILQLTPVDKKLDKLLKLNDKLQKLLGDVPIPASTETIRSVLLNKEVGILGDVREWTTQWREALESIKNNTDVDVKTIDWKNTNFGLLLERMEQASDAVAIFYDDAASRYSKVYVFDTCALMHFSDVLDDFTNNQALVIIPKQVLVELDGLKTANDEKKQYQARKAIRKINELGEEPWLKQNEDNYLELLSESFRESGIKDVYILSVAVKYRVKNAVMVTDDENLQNFAQSEGVEAITAHNLHEKLTSAQSPKGKGKNKKKKK comes from the coding sequence GTGAATATAGGGAAAGCAAGGATAGCTTATCCTTTTGTGGAATATTCGGTTCAAGTGACTCATCATACCGAGCGCAAATCCACGGCAATGGAATGGATGCTTTTGGAAATTGCTCAGAAAGCCGAGTCGTATCCAGAATATGCGTCCACTCCCTTGGAAAGCATTCTTACAGCGATTTTCTCAGTAGCGGATGGAAATACACTTCTTCGGCAAGTCCTGACAGACCTTGTAGATGTCAATGCCCTAGAGCAAATTCCGGGTTTTAGCGATCAAAGCGAATGGAAGCAACTGCGATGCGGCTATTTACGGCTGACGGATAACGGCCGACGCCTACAAAAGGAAGGAAAACTTCCGGCAAAGTCGCAAACTCAAAAAATTACCGTTATCTATGACGTGGTCAATAATCGTCTTGTGAACAGCAGTAAAGGTCTTTTGGACAACACAACAAATCCAAAGGCAAAAGACATCAATGAAGGAAATATGCCCGGTTTCCCCGGCTCCTTAATCGCATCACGAATTGAAAAATGGCAAGCGGAGGGTAAAAACGCTCCCTCGTGGCTGCAAAGGAATTCTCGTATAGACGATATTGCCCCGGAAGGTGATGCCAAAATAAAGTGGCAAAATACCAGCCATGAAATTTCTATGGACAGCGAAGGCAATTTAAGTCTTTTGAATGCACCTAATGCGGAAATTTCCGAAACCGTACTTAAAGATACGGATTTAGGAACGATGCCCGACTATGAATTGCCGATGATTGGCGTTGATACGCTTCAGGGTAAGCGAAAGCATGCGGTATATACCAAGGCTTCGGATACTATCGAAAGCTATGCGGCAAAATCCAAAATTTTCGCCATTGTTCCGCAGTTTTCTAATATAATGGAGGGAAAAGAAAATAAGGTTTGTTTACTGTTGGGTCAGCCCACGTTCGGGTTCGATGATGCGGGAAAAAATACAGTAATAAACATCCCGAATGACTTTCCAGAAGGGCTGTGCTATCAGGACAGCGTCCGTAGCGTATATGCCGCTGCTATCGAAGGACATATCGGTACAGTTTCTCGTTTGATACCGTATATATACGAAGATACGAGCGATTTCTCCGAATTCGTCATAAATCTGGTAAAAAGATACTATTTACTGGATCGACGTATGCTGAAACTCTTGGATCTTGTTGGAGATGTGCCGTATAAAGAATTTTATACTGCCGATTACATACGGGATTTGCTAAATTCTTCAGAGATACTGCAACTCACACCCGTAGATAAAAAATTGGACAAGCTCTTAAAGCTAAATGACAAATTGCAAAAGCTGTTAGGAGATGTACCTATTCCTGCAAGTACTGAAACTATTCGCTCTGTACTCTTAAACAAGGAAGTTGGAATCCTCGGCGATGTCCGTGAGTGGACGACACAATGGCGGGAAGCCTTGGAATCTATCAAAAACAATACAGATGTAGATGTAAAAACCATAGATTGGAAAAACACCAACTTTGGTCTGCTCTTGGAACGTATGGAACAAGCTTCAGATGCCGTAGCTATTTTCTATGATGATGCCGCAAGCAGATACAGCAAAGTGTATGTCTTTGACACTTGTGCTTTGATGCATTTTTCTGATGTATTGGATGATTTTACCAACAATCAGGCTTTGGTAATTATCCCCAAACAGGTTTTGGTGGAATTGGACGGTCTTAAGACAGCCAATGACGAAAAGAAGCAATATCAAGCTCGGAAAGCCATACGGAAAATCAATGAACTCGGTGAGGAGCCATGGCTGAAGCAGAACGAGGATAATTATCTGGAATTGCTCTCGGAGAGTTTCAGGGAATCGGGGATTAAAGATGTTTACATTCTGTCTGTTGCGGTTAAATATCGTGTGAAAAATGCCGTCATGGTAACGGACGATGAAAACCTCCAAAATTTCGCTCAATCAGAGGGAGTGGAGGCCATCACGGCACATAATCTCCACGAAAAACTGACAAGCGCACAATCTCCCAAGGGAAAAGGGAAAAACAAAAAGAAGAAAAAATAA
- a CDS encoding AAA domain-containing protein gives MGIFDELIGGIVDIAKKEAKRAIADGLREEFGQGHSDIPFRSRRQTSVNPQRSIRTASSINFRQNNDHESRKVNSSNIEKGEKSVAENITENSEITQYQNSPNALCIRANNRSNYLQKDQKDLIQKYQGFGMEDYVAADFFDAVIKSLFRDGITQDTFVRNYTFDDSSTKNLKLAIRYKRVPYDYLSNILPLNKTLLFKGYVSGDYFVVDSVTEQYDEELLAYEVPCRITRYDDASRVKGSGGNFMYDLADAAASLNEHTKERLKEWKDYIKWRRTIVKKRMHGARYINIENKDGNLVFTVQFPNKDSYETEAKWLKRGELAAYDDKEYSDENGNFVYNEERHRWNEKFEPIGSQIRRLSKEGREVDGHYEIELVYAIPDNDEVEEMTDEERDEYVQNQLLPRYSQTGFLAPLVIKDLSLFKRLDRAVSDLQQDRDCRSPNMAMWIFDVTRARLPQPQDREEWEKLVGDNWLNISVANNLNQREAIFKMLETPDLCLIQGPPGTGKTTVIAEAIYQLARQGNRVLLASQSHDAVDNALDRLANRSEIRAIRLSERDRDRDEERSKFGSSKVLSTYYETLRQSVMDKFLTPWNKNRQDYSNCERELRDIQHVTADLEYLNHELTMQSQNFEDCRRNLTLAENNLQKALEESSEHENTKRQYMNFKGMAERNEISGGDFFIPGTMGNVVAPIFWRLISTAAEQGIILAPSVSEDVIRREPVLSISRIATSCGILFVLRDKLQAVAQNANTDADIAKLKMQDIDEQIRKITEQLAEEDDAEIRKVLKDKRNCLRDEREKLGESGVFTLSPEEFALFNEEQKAKIQSSEGQIQMAQLLSDIESAYQSAIQESLNSMGNVIDSFQSKDIESLSEIVKSYKGQIKQLKEEMQRKREEIAIKEKLGETLSVKYNCERGEIESCIEAEMNRLKEEWNNDASIRQVWQGTLEKFTEQLGDPKTAKYDKEYYEDIYISSCNVVGITCTANMRDLDEKFPDFDVVIIDEVSKATPPELLPPLMRARKTILVGDHRQLPPVFNEYEKSYNELLEEIKAETGDDDDDNSSEMVLHEEDLNNYRTMVTSSLFREYFENADERIKHSLLTQYRMHSDIQKVINRFYDGKLESGVMEVENKTKAHGLKVTTDKGESFLRPDCHAYWVDSSKLQGKLMEQSRYPGSTSLHNIFERYIILSMLSKINDAYATMGQSGITVGVISFYGSQVGDLRKAVKDMRSHGKLKALKVDVNTVDRFQGKEKQIIITSLVCNTKHGNASRHVAAFERINVAFSRAQNLLIIVGARELYGRLAVPIPNMDTGEIRSARIYQNIIDDIARNGALIAGETLITPNDVPKIMEEYDKEAKER, from the coding sequence GTGGGGATTTTTGATGAATTAATAGGGGGTATTGTAGATATTGCCAAAAAAGAGGCCAAAAGAGCTATTGCAGACGGCCTAAGAGAAGAATTCGGTCAAGGCCATTCGGATATCCCATTTCGTAGTAGGCGACAAACGTCCGTCAATCCTCAACGAAGTATTCGGACAGCCTCTAGTATTAATTTCAGACAGAATAATGACCATGAATCCCGGAAGGTAAATTCGTCAAATATCGAAAAAGGAGAAAAAAGCGTGGCAGAGAATATTACGGAAAACAGCGAGATAACCCAATACCAAAATTCGCCTAATGCTTTGTGTATCAGAGCAAATAATCGTTCCAATTATCTCCAGAAAGATCAGAAAGATCTAATTCAGAAATATCAAGGATTCGGAATGGAAGATTACGTTGCCGCAGATTTCTTCGACGCAGTTATCAAGAGTTTATTCAGGGACGGTATAACCCAAGATACTTTCGTCCGAAATTACACTTTTGATGATAGTAGTACAAAAAATCTCAAATTAGCGATAAGATACAAGCGAGTTCCTTACGATTACTTGTCTAACATTCTCCCTTTAAATAAGACATTGCTCTTCAAAGGTTATGTAAGTGGCGACTATTTTGTGGTTGATAGCGTAACAGAACAATATGATGAAGAATTGCTTGCTTATGAGGTGCCGTGCAGAATTACTCGTTATGACGATGCCTCAAGAGTTAAAGGCAGTGGCGGCAATTTTATGTACGATTTAGCGGATGCTGCTGCATCACTAAACGAACACACCAAAGAACGGCTGAAGGAATGGAAAGATTACATAAAGTGGCGGCGCACCATTGTCAAAAAGCGTATGCATGGTGCACGGTATATAAATATAGAAAATAAGGACGGCAATCTAGTCTTTACGGTGCAGTTTCCGAATAAGGATTCATATGAAACAGAAGCCAAGTGGTTGAAACGCGGTGAGTTAGCAGCATACGACGACAAGGAATATTCCGATGAGAATGGCAATTTCGTGTATAACGAAGAACGTCATCGCTGGAATGAAAAATTCGAGCCGATAGGAAGTCAGATACGCCGTCTTTCCAAAGAAGGACGCGAGGTAGATGGTCATTACGAGATAGAATTGGTGTACGCCATCCCTGATAATGATGAAGTTGAAGAAATGACGGATGAAGAGCGGGACGAGTATGTGCAAAATCAACTGCTTCCTCGTTATTCGCAGACAGGTTTTCTTGCTCCACTCGTTATCAAGGATTTGTCCCTCTTTAAACGGCTAGACAGAGCTGTATCTGATTTACAGCAGGATCGTGACTGCCGTTCGCCAAATATGGCAATGTGGATTTTCGATGTGACGCGGGCGAGGCTGCCTCAGCCCCAAGACCGAGAGGAATGGGAAAAGCTCGTAGGCGATAACTGGCTCAATATCAGCGTTGCCAATAATCTCAATCAGCGTGAAGCCATATTCAAAATGTTGGAAACTCCGGATTTGTGCTTAATACAAGGTCCCCCAGGAACCGGCAAGACAACCGTAATTGCAGAGGCCATATATCAGCTTGCTCGCCAGGGTAATCGAGTCCTTCTGGCATCCCAATCCCATGATGCCGTAGACAATGCGTTGGACAGACTGGCAAATCGCTCAGAAATTCGAGCTATCCGCCTAAGCGAAAGGGATAGGGATCGTGATGAAGAGCGCAGCAAATTTGGCTCATCTAAGGTGCTTTCCACATATTACGAGACTTTACGCCAATCGGTTATGGACAAGTTCTTAACACCGTGGAATAAAAATCGTCAAGACTATAGCAATTGCGAAAGGGAGCTACGTGATATACAGCACGTTACTGCTGATTTGGAATATTTGAACCATGAGCTTACGATGCAAAGTCAAAATTTTGAAGATTGCCGTCGCAACCTTACATTAGCAGAAAACAATCTTCAAAAGGCATTAGAAGAAAGTAGCGAACACGAAAATACCAAACGCCAATATATGAATTTCAAAGGGATGGCGGAGCGAAACGAAATTTCCGGCGGAGATTTCTTTATTCCAGGGACCATGGGTAACGTAGTTGCACCTATCTTTTGGCGACTTATTAGTACCGCTGCAGAGCAGGGCATTATTCTTGCACCTTCCGTAAGCGAGGATGTGATACGGCGTGAACCCGTTTTATCGATAAGTAGGATAGCTACGTCCTGTGGCATACTTTTTGTCTTACGTGATAAGCTGCAAGCGGTTGCTCAAAATGCAAATACGGATGCAGACATTGCAAAATTGAAAATGCAGGATATCGACGAGCAGATAAGAAAGATTACCGAGCAGTTGGCAGAGGAAGATGACGCAGAGATAAGGAAAGTGCTCAAAGATAAGCGAAACTGTCTGCGTGACGAAAGAGAAAAGTTAGGTGAAAGCGGAGTCTTTACGTTGTCTCCAGAGGAGTTTGCTCTGTTTAACGAAGAGCAGAAAGCAAAAATTCAGTCTTCCGAAGGACAGATCCAAATGGCGCAATTGCTCTCTGATATAGAGTCGGCGTATCAAAGCGCAATTCAAGAATCATTAAATAGTATGGGCAACGTCATTGATTCCTTTCAGTCTAAGGATATTGAATCGTTGTCCGAGATAGTAAAATCTTATAAGGGACAAATCAAACAGTTAAAAGAAGAAATGCAGCGTAAGCGGGAAGAAATCGCCATTAAAGAAAAATTGGGTGAGACACTCTCCGTTAAATACAACTGCGAAAGAGGTGAAATCGAATCCTGTATCGAAGCAGAGATGAATCGGCTGAAGGAGGAGTGGAATAATGATGCTTCCATTCGGCAGGTTTGGCAGGGGACACTAGAAAAATTTACTGAGCAGTTGGGCGATCCTAAAACCGCCAAGTATGACAAAGAATACTACGAAGACATTTATATTTCCTCTTGCAATGTGGTGGGCATTACTTGCACGGCAAATATGAGGGATCTTGACGAGAAATTCCCGGACTTCGATGTGGTCATTATCGACGAGGTCAGCAAGGCGACTCCTCCGGAACTCTTGCCACCACTAATGCGGGCGAGAAAGACGATATTGGTGGGCGACCACAGGCAGTTACCGCCAGTGTTCAATGAATACGAAAAATCTTATAATGAACTGCTGGAAGAAATAAAAGCCGAAACAGGTGATGACGACGATGACAACAGTTCGGAAATGGTACTTCACGAAGAGGATTTGAATAATTATCGCACAATGGTTACATCCTCTCTGTTCCGTGAGTATTTCGAGAATGCAGACGAACGTATCAAGCATTCCTTGCTTACCCAATATCGTATGCACTCGGACATTCAAAAAGTCATTAATCGCTTTTATGACGGAAAATTGGAAAGCGGTGTTATGGAGGTTGAAAACAAGACAAAAGCCCACGGGCTAAAAGTTACTACTGACAAGGGTGAAAGTTTTCTACGTCCCGACTGTCATGCTTATTGGGTGGATTCCTCCAAGTTGCAAGGTAAGCTGATGGAGCAGAGCCGATACCCCGGCAGCACTTCGCTCCATAATATTTTCGAGAGGTACATAATTTTGTCTATGCTCTCAAAAATCAACGATGCCTATGCCACTATGGGGCAGTCAGGCATAACAGTAGGTGTCATATCTTTCTATGGCTCTCAAGTAGGCGATCTGAGAAAAGCCGTAAAAGATATGCGCAGTCATGGCAAACTCAAGGCGCTAAAGGTGGATGTAAATACGGTGGATCGGTTCCAAGGCAAAGAAAAGCAGATTATTATCACCAGTTTAGTCTGTAATACCAAACACGGTAATGCTAGCCGTCATGTGGCAGCTTTTGAACGAATCAATGTTGCCTTCTCCCGTGCGCAAAATCTGTTGATCATTGTGGGAGCTAGAGAACTCTATGGCAGATTGGCTGTTCCTATTCCCAATATGGACACGGGCGAAATCAGGAGTGCTCGCATCTATCAAAACATAATTGACGATATAGCTCGCAATGGAGCTTTGATAGCGGGGGAGACACTGATTACCCCAAACGATGTGCCGAAGATTATGGAAGAATACGATAAGGAGGCGAAGGAGCGGTGA
- a CDS encoding DUF1232 domain-containing protein: MKTVSVEDFNNVDMDKYAEDYSEDGLWTKIQDNVANIGLTLIYKALQLYYVAQSPNCPAKVKAGIYAALGYLISPIDLIPDFTPIAGYADDATAIGMALLLAQMYITEDIKAMARNKIHSLFGDKALARLDGNESAYC, encoded by the coding sequence ATGAAAACTGTAAGTGTAGAAGATTTCAATAACGTTGATATGGACAAGTATGCTGAAGACTACTCAGAGGATGGTCTTTGGACTAAGATACAGGATAATGTGGCCAATATAGGACTTACCTTGATATACAAGGCCTTACAGCTCTATTATGTGGCACAGTCCCCGAACTGCCCTGCTAAAGTAAAGGCTGGTATCTATGCAGCTTTGGGGTATCTGATTTCCCCTATTGACCTAATCCCAGATTTTACACCTATTGCCGGATATGCAGATGATGCCACGGCTATTGGGATGGCACTGCTCTTGGCGCAGATGTATATAACCGAAGATATCAAGGCAATGGCCAGAAACAAGATTCACAGCTTGTTTGGTGATAAAGCCTTGGCACGGTTAGACGGTAATGAAAGTGCCTATTGCTAG
- a CDS encoding protein phosphatase 2C domain-containing protein, producing the protein MPYKVFSLSRPGQKYAQRGFRCQDSSGNCTKNGVQIVAVADGHGANDCFRSEIGASIAIDTLFCEALPLLYDTNLPFSDQGIRNFKYKLWQSWREAVKKDWDSRRGLDDKETRYEFVSEKYKQRYQCESDKYLYTAYGTTLIAAIAIESELLLLQIGDGSAVVLCADGLFTLPVPRDEENYLNVTTSLSEDDADQKIRHAVLSLDTTSCTYPVAVFLSSDGVDDCFPTYQNEEYLFNFYKVLVETAAKENAEALFTELNNNALAEMSAKGSHDDISLGIMMSADRKLLNKVWQSISLPQVPLEPDD; encoded by the coding sequence ATGCCATATAAAGTCTTTTCCCTGTCCAGACCGGGGCAGAAGTACGCACAGCGCGGCTTCAGATGTCAGGACAGCTCTGGCAATTGTACAAAGAACGGTGTGCAGATAGTGGCTGTGGCAGATGGGCACGGTGCCAATGACTGTTTTAGAAGTGAAATTGGTGCAAGTATTGCTATCGACACGCTTTTCTGCGAAGCTCTGCCCCTCTTGTATGATACAAACCTTCCCTTCAGTGATCAGGGTATCAGGAACTTCAAATACAAGTTATGGCAAAGTTGGCGGGAGGCGGTGAAGAAAGACTGGGACAGCAGACGGGGGTTGGACGATAAAGAAACCCGTTATGAGTTCGTCAGTGAGAAATACAAACAGCGCTACCAGTGTGAAAGCGATAAGTACCTCTATACCGCCTACGGTACCACATTGATAGCTGCCATTGCTATAGAAAGCGAACTGCTTTTGCTCCAGATAGGGGATGGTTCTGCAGTGGTGCTATGCGCTGACGGACTCTTCACGCTGCCGGTTCCCCGTGATGAGGAAAACTATCTCAATGTCACAACTAGCCTATCCGAGGATGATGCTGACCAGAAAATCCGTCATGCCGTGTTATCGCTAGATACAACATCCTGCACCTACCCTGTGGCCGTTTTCTTGTCCAGCGATGGGGTAGATGATTGCTTCCCGACTTATCAGAACGAAGAATATCTATTCAATTTTTACAAAGTCCTTGTAGAAACTGCGGCAAAAGAGAATGCCGAGGCTCTTTTTACTGAGCTGAATAACAACGCATTGGCCGAAATGTCTGCCAAGGGTAGCCATGATGACATTTCCTTGGGGATAATGATGTCGGCAGACAGGAAGCTTTTGAATAAGGTATGGCAGAGTATAAGTTTGCCCCAGGTGCCTCTGGAACCTGACGATTAA
- a CDS encoding VWA domain-containing protein gives MAGILDKVEMTRRMCPVIFLVDTSGSMDGAPIGAVNSAIEGVLPELCAMNDENADAEIKTAIMSFSGGTDWVTGDKLVSPQNVAWNGMDAMGPTEMGAAFRELNKKLSIETGFMRRASGSVAPVLFLLSDGAPTDDYQSALAKLKENNWYKVAVRVAIGYGDADDNILAEFTGNRETVLHTNSPEDLKKMIRFVSITSSMVASRKVATNANEDAPDDNTAALAEELEAQGGEMTAASADEEW, from the coding sequence ATGGCAGGTATTTTGGATAAGGTAGAGATGACCAGACGTATGTGCCCTGTGATTTTTCTGGTGGACACTTCCGGCAGCATGGATGGTGCACCTATTGGAGCAGTTAATTCGGCCATTGAGGGAGTGCTTCCCGAGCTTTGCGCCATGAATGACGAGAATGCAGATGCGGAAATCAAGACAGCTATCATGAGCTTTTCCGGGGGCACAGACTGGGTGACGGGGGACAAGCTTGTCTCCCCACAGAATGTAGCCTGGAACGGTATGGACGCCATGGGGCCCACCGAGATGGGAGCAGCTTTCCGTGAACTGAACAAAAAACTTTCCATAGAGACTGGCTTCATGCGCCGTGCCAGTGGTTCCGTAGCCCCGGTGCTGTTCCTTCTCTCCGACGGGGCTCCCACTGATGATTACCAGTCGGCACTAGCAAAGCTGAAGGAGAACAACTGGTATAAGGTGGCGGTAAGAGTAGCAATTGGCTATGGCGATGCAGATGACAATATCCTGGCTGAATTCACAGGGAACAGAGAGACTGTACTGCACACCAATTCTCCAGAGGATTTGAAGAAGATGATCCGCTTCGTTTCCATCACCTCTTCCATGGTTGCCAGCCGCAAGGTTGCTACCAATGCAAATGAGGATGCCCCTGATGACAATACAGCAGCCCTGGCTGAAGAGCTGGAAGCACAAGGCGGTGAGATGACTGCAGCTTCTGCCGATGAAGAGTGGTAA